In one Streptomyces sp. NBC_01241 genomic region, the following are encoded:
- a CDS encoding 3-hydroxyacyl-CoA dehydrogenase family protein — protein MARKLAVIGAGLMGSGIAQVSAQAGWDVVLRDVTDEALTRGRDGIKASYDKFVSKGKLAAADADAALARITTTTDLDAVADADVVVEAVFEKLEVKHEIFRALDKIVRDDAVLASNTSAIPITKIAAVTERPERVVGVHFFSPVPMMQLCELVRGYKTSDETLATAREFAESVGKTCIVVNRDVAGFVTTRLISALVVEAAKLYESGVASAEDIDTACKLGFGHAMGPLATADLTGVDILLHATSNIYTESQDEKFAAPELMRRMVDAGDIGRKSGQGFYTY, from the coding sequence GTGGCCAGGAAGCTCGCCGTCATCGGAGCCGGACTCATGGGATCCGGCATCGCGCAGGTCTCCGCCCAGGCGGGCTGGGACGTCGTGCTGCGGGATGTCACCGACGAGGCCCTGACCCGTGGACGCGACGGCATCAAGGCCTCGTACGACAAGTTCGTCTCCAAGGGGAAGCTGGCGGCGGCCGACGCCGATGCCGCGCTCGCCCGCATCACCACCACCACCGACCTCGACGCGGTCGCCGACGCGGATGTCGTCGTCGAGGCCGTCTTCGAGAAGCTGGAGGTCAAGCACGAGATCTTCCGGGCCCTCGACAAGATCGTCCGGGACGACGCCGTGCTCGCCTCCAACACCTCCGCCATCCCGATCACGAAGATCGCGGCCGTGACGGAGCGCCCCGAGCGGGTCGTCGGTGTGCACTTCTTCTCGCCGGTTCCCATGATGCAGCTCTGCGAACTCGTACGCGGCTACAAGACCAGCGACGAAACCCTCGCCACCGCACGGGAGTTCGCCGAGTCCGTCGGCAAGACCTGCATCGTCGTGAACCGCGATGTGGCCGGCTTCGTCACCACCCGGCTGATCTCGGCGCTCGTCGTCGAGGCCGCCAAGCTGTACGAGTCCGGCGTCGCCTCGGCCGAGGACATCGACACCGCCTGCAAGCTGGGCTTCGGCCACGCCATGGGGCCCCTGGCCACCGCGGACCTGACCGGCGTCGACATCCTGCTGCACGCGACGAGCAACATCTACACCGAGTCGCAGGACGAGAAGTTCGCCGCACCGGAGCTGATGCGCCGGATGGTGGATGCAGGTGACATCGGCCGCAAGAGCGGGCAGGGCTTCTACACGTACTGA
- a CDS encoding STAS domain-containing protein codes for MHIRGDHAELVVGGRLDVRSAADARTVLHSALDDGVGDLVLDLTELDSWDATGLGVIMGAHRRAGRAGRRLVLRGVPPQMQRLLVATRLHRILAIEGGIAADSLPRV; via the coding sequence ATGCACATCAGGGGCGACCACGCCGAGCTGGTCGTCGGGGGCCGCCTCGATGTCCGAAGCGCGGCGGACGCCCGTACGGTCCTGCACTCGGCCCTCGACGACGGAGTCGGCGACCTGGTGCTCGACCTGACCGAGCTGGATTCCTGGGACGCCACCGGACTCGGCGTCATCATGGGCGCACACCGCCGGGCCGGCCGGGCCGGACGACGGCTGGTGCTCCGCGGTGTGCCGCCGCAGATGCAGCGCCTGCTGGTGGCGACCCGACTGCACCGCATCCTGGCCATCGAAGGCGGGATCGCCGCGGACTCCCTGCCCCGCGTGTAG
- a CDS encoding ATP-binding protein: MDPTHRGPEEYGRENDGFGTPDGRRRPSGDVSPGSQLRSGSRGGPVAPDFGQQTPQQARVVRLISGDYLLTVNPVDGSEVELCPPGEQPDPPARRTAAERTDRERATAPPVPAGPPAPQLPLLERAEERERLARLLARGHSVRLTGPAGSGRTALLDAVAADCADLAPDGVVRLCGHKRTATDLLYGLFEAVYEAPLHRPDRADLLDSVRTIGAVVVLDDLEFGGAALEELLDATPECAFLFATTPDVAAPTGDSHLEEVVLAGLGRGSSLELLENVVERALTDEEANWAGDLWFESEGLPLRFVQAGALLRQRDMLRTDPEAYDGLDLRSTEAPFGHDEDIDGVHIPLPSLGEGAAPAALLASRLSGAARDTLRFAVALGGEVPHQAHLPALVGDTHADAALGELAGCGLLSPAGPRYRLAASVAAQLAAAGYDGDSTDRARTAVQHYAWWAGHPSVTPARVTAEADAIVAAMTQLVPGEGAGQTSAAVLLARSASPAFAAGLHWGAWERALRLGQEAARIAGEVAEEAYFHHELGVLALCTGNPDRARAELETSISMRGALADKSGAVAGRRALALVADRSGGSLPDVLAPVGDEGPVPWPDEPVRPPVGPTTGVTQTLSRPYEEATAVMARQGAPSAAGGARGGRPAVLGKARRNSVAVGAGVLLAGVLGTVVVLGLTSGGDAQGNPGVTSEDSVSQDDSGNEAPADGPSDGSAPAGPASSGAAVAPGSSGSEVTPSGSGTPSGGSAEPGDTPSSAAPSSGRPSSQGPTGPSRSPSPTKPTPTKPSSPPPSPSDTNSPSPTDTATEPEPTEPATSDSASGPSLTSSSPAAAASGDSGPLVV; encoded by the coding sequence ATGGACCCGACACACCGGGGACCGGAAGAGTACGGCCGGGAGAACGACGGCTTCGGCACGCCGGACGGCCGGCGCCGGCCGTCCGGCGACGTGTCCCCGGGCTCTCAGCTCCGTTCGGGCAGCAGGGGAGGCCCCGTCGCGCCGGATTTCGGCCAGCAGACGCCGCAGCAGGCGCGTGTCGTACGGCTCATATCGGGCGACTACCTCCTCACCGTCAATCCGGTCGACGGCAGCGAGGTCGAGCTGTGCCCGCCTGGGGAGCAGCCCGACCCGCCGGCCCGGCGCACCGCGGCCGAGCGCACCGACCGCGAACGCGCCACCGCACCGCCCGTGCCTGCGGGGCCGCCCGCCCCGCAACTGCCCCTCCTGGAGCGCGCGGAAGAACGCGAACGGCTGGCGCGCCTGCTGGCCCGCGGCCACTCGGTGCGGCTCACCGGACCGGCCGGATCCGGCCGTACGGCACTGCTGGACGCTGTCGCCGCCGACTGCGCGGACCTCGCGCCGGACGGGGTCGTACGGCTCTGCGGCCACAAGCGGACCGCCACCGACCTGCTGTACGGGCTCTTCGAGGCCGTGTACGAGGCGCCGCTGCACCGGCCCGACCGCGCAGATCTCCTCGACAGCGTCCGGACCATCGGCGCCGTCGTCGTACTCGACGACCTGGAATTCGGCGGGGCCGCCCTGGAGGAGCTGCTCGACGCCACGCCCGAGTGCGCCTTCCTGTTCGCGACGACTCCGGACGTTGCCGCACCCACCGGCGACTCGCACCTCGAAGAGGTCGTCCTCGCGGGCCTCGGACGCGGCTCCTCGCTCGAACTGCTGGAGAACGTCGTCGAGCGAGCGCTCACCGACGAGGAGGCGAACTGGGCGGGAGACCTCTGGTTCGAGTCGGAGGGGCTGCCGCTGCGCTTCGTCCAGGCGGGCGCCCTGCTGCGCCAGCGCGACATGCTGCGCACCGACCCCGAGGCGTACGACGGCCTCGACCTCCGGTCCACCGAGGCGCCCTTCGGGCACGACGAGGACATCGACGGCGTCCACATACCGCTGCCCAGCCTCGGCGAGGGTGCGGCGCCCGCCGCACTGCTCGCCTCGCGGCTGAGCGGGGCCGCCCGCGACACCCTGCGCTTCGCGGTCGCGCTCGGCGGCGAGGTGCCGCACCAGGCGCATCTGCCGGCGCTCGTGGGGGACACCCACGCCGACGCCGCGCTCGGTGAGCTGGCCGGCTGCGGACTGCTCTCCCCGGCCGGCCCCCGCTACCGGCTGGCCGCCTCAGTCGCCGCCCAGCTGGCGGCCGCCGGATACGACGGGGACAGCACCGACCGGGCCCGGACGGCGGTCCAGCACTACGCCTGGTGGGCCGGTCACCCCTCGGTCACCCCCGCGCGGGTGACCGCCGAGGCGGACGCCATCGTCGCGGCCATGACGCAGCTTGTCCCCGGCGAGGGGGCGGGGCAGACCAGTGCGGCCGTGCTGCTGGCCCGCAGCGCCTCTCCCGCCTTCGCCGCCGGACTGCACTGGGGCGCCTGGGAGAGGGCCCTGCGGCTCGGTCAGGAGGCGGCCAGGATCGCCGGAGAGGTCGCCGAAGAGGCGTATTTCCACCACGAGTTGGGTGTTCTCGCGCTCTGCACCGGCAATCCGGACCGGGCCAGGGCGGAGCTGGAGACCTCGATCAGCATGCGCGGGGCGCTCGCCGACAAGTCCGGTGCGGTGGCCGGGCGGCGCGCGCTCGCCCTGGTCGCGGACCGTTCCGGCGGCTCGCTGCCGGACGTTCTCGCGCCGGTGGGCGATGAGGGGCCGGTCCCGTGGCCGGACGAGCCGGTGCGGCCGCCCGTCGGTCCGACGACAGGCGTGACGCAGACGCTGTCGCGGCCGTACGAGGAGGCCACCGCGGTGATGGCCCGGCAGGGCGCCCCCTCGGCCGCCGGAGGTGCGCGGGGAGGCCGCCCGGCGGTGCTGGGCAAGGCCCGTCGCAATTCCGTCGCGGTGGGCGCGGGCGTGCTCCTGGCCGGTGTGCTCGGCACGGTGGTGGTGCTGGGGCTGACCTCCGGCGGCGATGCGCAGGGGAATCCGGGGGTCACGAGCGAGGATTCGGTGAGCCAGGACGACAGCGGCAACGAGGCCCCGGCGGACGGGCCATCGGACGGTTCGGCCCCCGCGGGCCCGGCGTCCAGCGGCGCCGCGGTGGCGCCGGGCTCCTCGGGCAGCGAGGTCACGCCGAGCGGGAGCGGTACGCCGTCCGGTGGCTCGGCGGAGCCGGGCGACACCCCGTCGTCGGCCGCGCCGTCCAGCGGCCGGCCGTCGTCGCAGGGGCCGACCGGGCCGAGCAGGTCGCCCAGCCCGACGAAGCCCACGCCGACGAAGCCGAGCAGCCCGCCCCCGAGCCCCTCGGACACCAACTCCCCGAGCCCGACGGACACGGCGACCGAGCCCGAGCCGACCGAGCCCGCCACGTCCGACTCGGCGAGCGGGCCCTCGCTGACGTCGTCGTCACCGGCGGCGGCAGCGAGTGGGGACAGTGGCCCCCTCGTGGTCTGA
- the nucS gene encoding endonuclease NucS: MRLVIARCSVDYAGRLTAHLPSAPRLILVKADGSVSIHADDRAYKPLNWMSPPCTLKEGTDDTAGIWTVVNKAGEKLIITMEEILHDSSHELGVDPGLIKDGVEAHLQELLADRIETLGEGYTLIRREYFTAIGPVDILCRDADGQTVAVELKRRGDIDGVEQLTRYLELLNRDPHLAPVKGIFAAQEIKPQARVLATDRGIGCVVLDYDALRGIEDDKLRLF, translated from the coding sequence ATGCGTCTCGTCATCGCCCGCTGCTCCGTGGACTACGCCGGCCGGCTCACGGCCCACCTGCCCTCCGCTCCCCGTCTGATCCTGGTGAAGGCGGACGGGAGCGTGTCGATCCACGCCGACGACAGGGCGTACAAACCTCTGAACTGGATGTCACCGCCCTGCACCCTCAAGGAGGGCACGGACGACACCGCGGGCATCTGGACCGTGGTGAACAAAGCGGGCGAGAAACTGATCATCACGATGGAGGAAATCCTCCATGACTCGTCCCATGAGCTGGGTGTCGACCCGGGTCTCATCAAGGACGGCGTCGAAGCGCATCTGCAGGAACTGCTCGCTGACCGGATCGAGACACTCGGCGAGGGCTACACCCTGATCCGGCGTGAGTACTTCACCGCGATCGGACCGGTCGACATCCTCTGCCGCGACGCCGACGGGCAGACCGTGGCCGTGGAGCTGAAGCGGCGCGGCGACATCGACGGTGTGGAGCAGCTGACCCGATACCTGGAACTGCTCAACCGCGATCCCCATCTCGCCCCCGTGAAGGGCATCTTCGCGGCGCAGGAGATCAAGCCGCAGGCGCGGGTGCTGGCGACGGACCGCGGGATCGGCTGCGTGGTCCTCGACTACGACGCGCTGCGCGGCATCGAGGACGACAAGCTGCGGCTGTTCTGA
- a CDS encoding SCO5389 family protein gives MSLDVSPALLEQAERGEVDEADFVDCVRTSLPYAWEMISSLVAQLKVDGGEFADNQTPPPDEQARGQLLRALASDAIRGALQRHFGVRLAFQNCHRVAVFPLDASVDERLARFTSVRGQLLNQSPELRDC, from the coding sequence ATGTCGCTCGACGTCTCACCGGCGCTGTTGGAACAGGCCGAGCGAGGCGAGGTCGACGAAGCCGACTTCGTCGACTGCGTCCGGACCTCCCTGCCCTACGCATGGGAGATGATCAGCTCCCTGGTGGCTCAGCTGAAGGTCGACGGCGGAGAATTCGCCGACAACCAGACGCCCCCGCCGGACGAGCAGGCACGTGGTCAGCTGCTGCGCGCGCTTGCGAGTGATGCGATACGCGGCGCTCTGCAGCGGCACTTCGGGGTGCGTCTGGCATTCCAGAACTGCCACCGCGTCGCGGTGTTCCCGCTGGATGCCTCGGTCGACGAGCGGCTGGCCCGATTCACCTCGGTGAGGGGCCAGTTGCTCAATCAGTCGCCCGAACTACGGGACTGCTAA
- a CDS encoding LLM class flavin-dependent oxidoreductase, translating into MRVGTFVLAAQFPGQGPAEALHRAIRSTEVAEESGLDSVWLAEHHFVPYGVCPSAVTLAALLLGRTRRIRVGTAVSVLSTQHPVALGEQAALLHLTSGSRFTLGVGRGGPWVDLEVFGGGLEAYEKGFPESLELLLDWLTAPRVAGNGGRYDFREVAVVPRADELLGQDGGESPGGPEVVVACTSPKTVRLAAQNGLPMLLGMHCGDEEKAEMVALWRSAALAAGRSPESVREAGHVSAGVAQIADRAEDAVETLVKTMPGWLRQGLDAHVTVDGRRRVMRDPVAYTELLCGLHPVGPPRLAADRLAATAERTGITRFALLVEGSGDLAATEENVTRLGTDVLPLLT; encoded by the coding sequence ATGCGTGTGGGAACGTTCGTACTGGCAGCCCAGTTTCCGGGACAGGGGCCGGCTGAAGCGCTGCACCGCGCGATCCGGTCCACCGAGGTCGCGGAGGAATCCGGTCTCGACTCGGTCTGGCTGGCGGAACATCATTTCGTGCCGTACGGGGTCTGCCCGTCCGCCGTCACGCTGGCCGCGCTGCTGCTCGGCCGCACCCGGAGAATCCGGGTGGGTACGGCGGTGAGCGTGCTGTCGACCCAGCATCCGGTCGCGCTCGGCGAACAGGCCGCGCTGCTCCACCTCACCAGCGGCAGCAGATTCACGCTCGGCGTCGGCCGGGGCGGCCCCTGGGTGGATCTGGAGGTGTTCGGCGGGGGCCTGGAGGCGTACGAGAAGGGCTTCCCGGAGTCCTTGGAGCTGCTGCTGGACTGGCTGACCGCGCCCCGGGTCGCGGGCAACGGGGGGCGCTACGACTTCCGCGAGGTGGCGGTGGTCCCCCGGGCCGACGAACTGCTCGGCCAGGACGGCGGCGAGAGCCCGGGCGGCCCCGAGGTGGTCGTCGCGTGCACCTCGCCGAAGACGGTCCGGCTCGCCGCACAGAACGGTCTGCCGATGCTGCTCGGGATGCACTGCGGGGACGAGGAGAAGGCCGAGATGGTCGCTCTGTGGCGCTCCGCCGCGCTCGCCGCGGGACGCTCGCCCGAGAGCGTCCGGGAAGCCGGACATGTGTCCGCAGGGGTGGCCCAGATCGCCGACCGCGCCGAGGACGCCGTGGAGACGCTCGTGAAGACGATGCCCGGCTGGCTGCGGCAGGGCCTGGACGCCCATGTGACGGTCGACGGCCGGCGCCGGGTGATGCGCGACCCGGTCGCCTATACGGAGCTGCTGTGCGGCCTTCATCCGGTGGGCCCGCCCCGGCTCGCCGCCGACCGGCTCGCCGCCACCGCCGAGCGGACAGGCATCACCCGCTTCGCGCTCCTGGTGGAGGGTTCGGGAGATCTGGCGGCCACGGAGGAGAACGTAACGCGGCTGGGCACCGACGTACTGCCGCTGCTCACATGA
- a CDS encoding ATP/GTP-binding protein, whose amino-acid sequence MSPRRNRPRGGESPHDSTADPGARYGGGGRTEEWRGEEWTVRPVSGASAAGKRYRCPGCDQEISSGVPHLVAWSEYGGIDDRRHWHKACWNAKDRRTTQVQRSRNAPRY is encoded by the coding sequence GTGTCCCCGCGCCGCAACCGCCCCCGAGGCGGCGAGAGTCCCCACGACAGCACCGCGGATCCGGGGGCCCGGTACGGCGGTGGGGGGCGCACCGAGGAGTGGCGGGGCGAGGAGTGGACGGTACGCCCGGTCAGCGGCGCGAGTGCGGCCGGCAAGCGCTACCGCTGCCCCGGCTGCGACCAGGAGATCTCGTCCGGCGTTCCGCACCTGGTGGCCTGGTCCGAGTACGGCGGGATCGATGACCGCAGGCACTGGCACAAGGCCTGCTGGAACGCGAAGGACCGCCGCACCACACAGGTGCAGCGGTCCAGGAACGCGCCTCGCTACTGA
- a CDS encoding ABC transporter permease subunit has translation MTTPPPPQAPYQQAPAPADAPQQNWQDASAGLYASPIPQRAATLGDALASEWTKIRSVRSTVWTLGIMIVLVLGLGVMTAVLLSVTDAHTESVPKLSFGFFGVLLGSICVITLGVMTIASEYGTGLIRTTLTACPSRARVLTAKAIVFFLLTFTITTVVTTAVAALHSAMLDGSAPTGGEWLRATVGVGLYMATLGLLALAIGALIRHSAGAITVMIGVVLLPLVLALFMFTKALAGLQQALFEYSIPSQLSAFYDTSVTGSGPSGWDPLWIMLGVTAVAMLGAYITLENRDV, from the coding sequence ATGACGACACCGCCGCCCCCGCAGGCGCCGTACCAGCAGGCCCCCGCCCCCGCCGATGCCCCGCAGCAGAACTGGCAGGATGCCTCGGCCGGGCTCTACGCCTCACCGATCCCGCAGCGCGCCGCCACCCTCGGTGATGCGCTCGCCTCCGAGTGGACCAAGATCCGTTCGGTGCGGTCCACGGTGTGGACGCTCGGCATCATGATCGTGCTGGTCCTCGGTCTCGGCGTGATGACAGCGGTCCTGCTCAGCGTGACCGACGCGCACACAGAAAGCGTCCCGAAGCTGAGCTTCGGCTTCTTCGGCGTACTCCTGGGCTCGATCTGTGTGATCACGCTCGGCGTGATGACCATCGCCTCCGAGTACGGCACGGGCCTGATCCGTACGACGCTCACGGCCTGCCCCAGCCGTGCCCGGGTACTCACCGCCAAGGCGATCGTCTTCTTCCTGCTCACCTTCACGATCACGACCGTGGTGACCACGGCGGTCGCCGCGCTGCATTCGGCCATGCTGGACGGCAGTGCGCCCACCGGCGGCGAGTGGCTGCGCGCCACGGTCGGCGTCGGCCTCTACATGGCGACGCTGGGGCTGCTCGCGCTGGCGATCGGCGCGCTCATCCGGCATTCCGCGGGTGCGATCACGGTCATGATCGGGGTGGTGCTGCTGCCGCTCGTGCTGGCCCTGTTCATGTTCACGAAGGCGCTGGCCGGCCTGCAGCAGGCGCTCTTCGAGTACTCGATCCCCAGCCAGCTCAGTGCCTTCTACGACACCTCGGTCACCGGATCGGGACCGTCCGGCTGGGACCCGCTGTGGATCATGCTCGGGGTGACCGCCGTGGCCATGCTCGGCGCGTACATCACGCTGGAGAACCGCGACGTCTGA
- a CDS encoding ABC transporter ATP-binding protein codes for MIEAVGLTKRYGAKTAVHNLSFQVRPGAVTGFLGPNGSGKSTTMRMMLGLDRPTSGHVTIGGHPFRSLPNAPRQVGALLDAKAVHGGRSARNHLLSLAQLAGIPAARVDEVLGVVGLHDVARKRSKGFSLGMGQRLGIAAALLGDPKVLLFDEPVNGLDPEGILWVRNLMKTLASEGRTVFVSSHLMSEMALTADHLIVIGRGQLLADMSVKEFISANSADFARVRVADGVREQREKLTAALTEAGGQVMPEPDGGLRVTGLQLPRISDLAHESDVRLWELSAHQASLEEAYMRMTQGAVDYRSTADQKVGLQQPVPGGYGGPPGYEPQPVPQLPQQGWYAPPPPGQNPYTAAPVAPVAPAPAAPAADPADLTKSESSEDAR; via the coding sequence ATGATCGAGGCAGTCGGCCTGACCAAGCGCTACGGTGCGAAGACGGCCGTGCACAATCTTTCCTTCCAGGTGCGGCCGGGCGCCGTGACCGGATTCCTCGGTCCCAACGGGTCGGGCAAGTCCACCACGATGCGCATGATGCTGGGCCTGGACCGTCCGACGTCCGGTCATGTCACGATCGGCGGCCACCCCTTCCGCAGCCTGCCGAACGCCCCGCGTCAGGTGGGTGCGCTGCTGGACGCGAAGGCGGTGCACGGCGGCCGCAGCGCCCGTAACCACCTCCTCTCGCTCGCCCAGCTCGCCGGTATCCCGGCTGCCCGGGTCGACGAGGTGCTCGGCGTCGTCGGTCTGCACGACGTCGCGCGCAAGCGGTCCAAGGGCTTCTCGCTCGGCATGGGCCAGCGGCTCGGCATCGCCGCCGCGCTGCTCGGCGACCCGAAGGTGCTGCTCTTCGACGAGCCGGTCAACGGCCTCGACCCCGAGGGCATCCTCTGGGTCCGCAATCTGATGAAGACGCTGGCGTCGGAGGGCCGTACGGTCTTCGTCTCCAGCCATCTGATGAGCGAGATGGCACTCACCGCCGACCATCTGATCGTGATCGGCCGCGGGCAGCTGCTCGCCGACATGAGCGTCAAGGAGTTCATCTCCGCCAACTCGGCCGACTTCGCCCGGGTGCGCGTCGCGGACGGTGTGCGGGAGCAGCGGGAGAAGCTGACCGCCGCGCTCACCGAGGCGGGCGGCCAGGTCATGCCGGAGCCGGACGGGGGCCTGCGGGTCACCGGTCTGCAGTTGCCTCGGATCAGCGATCTGGCCCACGAGTCGGACGTACGGCTGTGGGAGCTCTCAGCGCACCAGGCCTCGCTGGAGGAGGCGTACATGCGGATGACGCAGGGCGCCGTGGACTACCGCTCGACGGCGGACCAGAAGGTGGGACTGCAGCAGCCGGTTCCCGGCGGGTACGGCGGGCCGCCCGGCTACGAGCCGCAGCCGGTGCCACAGTTGCCGCAGCAGGGCTGGTACGCCCCGCCGCCGCCCGGACAGAACCCGTACACGGCGGCCCCGGTCGCTCCGGTCGCACCCGCCCCGGCAGCGCCCGCCGCAGACCCCGCAGACCTGACCAAGAGCGAGAGCAGCGAGGACGCCCGATGA